Proteins from a single region of Stutzerimonas stutzeri:
- a CDS encoding SDR family oxidoreductase: MSKTTLFDLDGKIAFVSGASRGIGEAIAKLLAQQGAHVIVSSRKIEGCQAVADAIVAAGGKATPVACHIGEMEQIQAVFAQIREQFGRLDILVNNAATNPQFCHILDTDVSAFQKTVDVNIRGYFYMSIEAGKLMREHGGGSIINVASINGVTPGNFQGIYSITKGAVINMTKAFAKECAQFGIRCNALLPGLTDTKFASALVKNESILEMALQHIPLSRVAQPSEMAGAVLYLASDASSYTTGVSLNVDGGYLA; the protein is encoded by the coding sequence ATGTCCAAGACAACTCTGTTCGACCTAGACGGCAAGATCGCTTTCGTTTCCGGGGCCAGCCGAGGTATCGGCGAAGCCATCGCCAAGCTGCTCGCGCAGCAAGGCGCTCATGTGATCGTATCCAGCCGCAAGATCGAAGGCTGCCAGGCAGTAGCCGACGCAATCGTCGCCGCTGGCGGAAAAGCGACTCCAGTCGCCTGTCATATTGGCGAGATGGAACAGATCCAAGCGGTGTTCGCGCAAATCCGCGAACAGTTCGGCCGCCTCGACATTCTGGTCAACAACGCCGCAACCAATCCCCAGTTTTGCCACATTCTCGACACTGATGTGTCGGCCTTCCAGAAAACCGTCGATGTAAACATCCGCGGTTACTTCTACATGTCCATCGAAGCCGGCAAGCTGATGCGCGAGCACGGCGGCGGCAGCATCATCAATGTCGCCTCCATCAATGGCGTCACGCCGGGCAACTTCCAGGGCATCTATTCGATAACCAAGGGTGCCGTGATCAACATGACCAAGGCTTTCGCCAAGGAATGCGCGCAGTTCGGAATTCGCTGCAATGCACTGCTGCCGGGCCTCACCGATACCAAATTCGCCTCGGCCCTGGTCAAGAACGAGTCCATTCTGGAGATGGCACTGCAGCACATCCCGTTGAGCCGGGTCGCTCAACCCAGCGAAATGGCCGGTGCGGTGCTCTATCTGGCTAGCGATGCTTCGAGCTATACCACGGGTGTGTCCCTGAACGTCGACGGCGGTTATCTGGCCTGA
- a CDS encoding crotonase/enoyl-CoA hydratase family protein, which yields MTEYKAFRVELADQIAQVVINRPEKINAMDAAFWSEIIEIFNWIDATDEVRVVVLSGAGEHFSSGIDLQLLAQVGSQLGSDIGRNAEQLRRKILSLQASFNAVDSCRKPVIAAIQGYCLGGAIDLISACDMRYSTTNAKFSIKEIDMGMAADVGTLQRLPRIIGDGMMRELAFTGRTIEGEEARAIGLVNRTYADQAALMDAVLELARGIASKSPLAIRGTKEMIRYMRDHRVDDGLEYIATWNAAMLQSADIKVAIAAHMSKQKPDFAD from the coding sequence GTGACCGAATACAAAGCCTTCCGTGTAGAGTTGGCGGACCAGATTGCCCAAGTCGTGATCAACCGTCCCGAGAAGATCAATGCGATGGACGCCGCGTTCTGGTCGGAAATCATCGAAATCTTCAACTGGATCGATGCTACCGACGAAGTGCGTGTAGTAGTCCTCAGCGGAGCCGGTGAGCACTTTTCTTCCGGCATCGACCTGCAGCTTCTGGCGCAGGTCGGTAGCCAGCTTGGCAGCGATATCGGGCGCAACGCAGAGCAGCTGCGACGCAAGATTCTTTCCTTGCAGGCGTCTTTCAACGCCGTCGACAGCTGCCGCAAGCCTGTCATCGCGGCGATTCAGGGTTATTGCCTGGGCGGCGCCATCGATCTGATCTCAGCCTGTGACATGCGTTACAGCACGACGAACGCAAAATTTTCGATCAAGGAAATCGACATGGGCATGGCTGCCGATGTCGGTACCCTGCAGCGTCTGCCGCGAATCATCGGCGATGGCATGATGCGCGAACTGGCCTTCACCGGTCGCACCATCGAAGGCGAAGAGGCACGCGCCATTGGCTTGGTCAATCGCACCTATGCAGACCAGGCCGCGCTGATGGATGCGGTGCTGGAACTGGCCCGGGGCATCGCCAGCAAATCACCGCTTGCCATTCGCGGCACCAAGGAAATGATCCGCTACATGCGTGACCACCGTGTCGATGACGGCCTCGAATATATCGCCACCTGGAATGCTGCCATGCTGCAGTCGGCCGATATCAAGGTCGCCATCGCCGCTCATATGAGCAAACAGAAGCCGGACTTTGCCGACTGA
- a CDS encoding YhdH/YhfP family quinone oxidoreductase: protein MSSFKALQVSEAAEGRFESKIVDRVIDELPAGEVLIRVSYSSLNFKDALSASGNRGVTRSFPHTPGIDAAGVVASSSVGEFAEGDEVIVTGYDLGMNTAGGFGQYIRVPAAWVIKRPQGLSLREAMILGTAGLTAALCVDKLEQAGLEPGEAPVLVTGATGGVGSIAVALLASLGYKVAAVTGKADQAEFLTRLGASQIVERAALQAGVEKALLKEQWGGAVDTVGGDILFNVVKSLRRGASVACCGLTAGTHFQASVLPFILRGVNLLGVDSVEIPLVVKASMWDKLSLQWKLANLDDLSQEVGLEQLPEAIERILTGGQVGRVLVRVG, encoded by the coding sequence ATGAGTAGCTTCAAGGCACTACAAGTCAGCGAGGCGGCCGAGGGTCGTTTCGAATCCAAAATCGTTGATCGCGTTATCGACGAGCTGCCCGCCGGTGAGGTGCTCATCCGGGTGAGTTACTCCTCGTTGAACTTCAAGGACGCGTTGTCTGCGAGTGGCAATCGCGGAGTAACTCGGTCTTTTCCACATACGCCAGGAATCGACGCGGCTGGTGTCGTGGCTTCGTCCAGTGTGGGCGAGTTCGCCGAAGGCGATGAGGTGATCGTCACGGGCTACGACCTGGGCATGAACACTGCCGGTGGCTTCGGTCAGTACATCCGAGTTCCGGCGGCCTGGGTGATCAAGCGCCCGCAGGGGCTTTCGTTGCGCGAGGCAATGATCCTCGGCACGGCTGGGCTGACCGCGGCTCTCTGCGTCGACAAACTCGAACAGGCTGGCCTGGAACCGGGCGAAGCGCCTGTGCTGGTCACCGGTGCGACCGGTGGCGTTGGCAGCATAGCGGTGGCGCTGTTGGCCAGTCTCGGCTACAAGGTTGCGGCGGTCACGGGCAAGGCTGATCAGGCAGAGTTCCTCACTCGTCTGGGCGCGAGCCAGATTGTCGAGCGCGCCGCATTGCAGGCCGGTGTGGAGAAGGCGCTGCTCAAGGAGCAATGGGGTGGAGCGGTAGATACGGTCGGCGGTGACATCCTGTTCAATGTAGTCAAATCATTGCGGCGTGGCGCCAGCGTGGCCTGTTGCGGACTCACAGCAGGCACTCACTTCCAGGCCAGCGTCCTGCCCTTTATCTTGCGTGGGGTCAATCTGCTGGGTGTGGACTCGGTGGAAATCCCGTTGGTGGTCAAGGCCTCCATGTGGGACAAGCTGTCGTTGCAATGGAAACTGGCCAATCTGGACGACCTCTCGCAGGAGGTCGGCCTGGAGCAGTTGCCAGAGGCAATCGAGCGCATTCTGACCGGCGGTCAGGTAGGTCGAGTGCTGGTGCGCGTGGGCTGA
- the sohB gene encoding protease SohB, protein MEFLVDYASFLAKTVTLVVAVVIVLIALASMRRGRSKQSGGHLEVHKLNEFYKSMRERLEQAVLEKDAFKALRKREAKAAKLTKKSETVARVFVLDFDGDIRASAVDNLRHEITALLTMATPQDEVVLRLESGGGMVHGYGLAASQLVRIRDAGVPLTVCVDKVAASGGYMMACIGNRILTAPFAILGSIGVVAQLPNVHRLLKKHDVDFEVLTAGEYKRTLTVFGENTEKGREKFQEDLETTHELFKNFVARYRQNLSIDDVATGEVWLGIAALGKHLADELKTSDQYLAERAQEAELFQLHYLQKKSLPERFGMAASTVMEHGLLKGWSRLNEQRFWQ, encoded by the coding sequence GTGGAATTTCTTGTCGACTACGCCAGCTTCCTGGCCAAGACCGTTACGCTGGTAGTGGCGGTCGTGATCGTGCTGATCGCGCTCGCATCGATGCGGCGCGGGCGCAGCAAGCAAAGCGGCGGGCACCTGGAGGTGCACAAGCTCAACGAGTTTTATAAATCCATGCGCGAGCGCCTGGAACAGGCTGTTCTGGAGAAGGATGCGTTCAAGGCATTGCGTAAACGTGAAGCGAAGGCTGCCAAACTGACCAAGAAGTCTGAGACGGTGGCGCGGGTCTTCGTGCTCGACTTCGACGGCGATATTCGAGCGTCTGCAGTCGACAACCTTCGCCACGAAATCACCGCATTGCTGACAATGGCGACGCCGCAGGACGAGGTGGTGCTGCGCCTGGAAAGTGGTGGTGGCATGGTCCATGGCTACGGTCTGGCCGCCTCGCAGCTGGTGCGTATTCGCGATGCCGGTGTGCCACTGACGGTCTGTGTCGACAAGGTTGCAGCCAGTGGTGGCTACATGATGGCCTGTATCGGCAACCGCATTCTGACTGCGCCGTTCGCCATTCTCGGTTCCATTGGCGTGGTGGCACAGCTGCCGAACGTGCATCGATTGCTGAAAAAGCACGATGTGGATTTCGAAGTGCTGACCGCCGGCGAGTACAAGCGCACGCTGACTGTGTTCGGCGAGAACACCGAGAAGGGCCGGGAGAAATTCCAAGAAGATCTGGAAACGACCCATGAGCTGTTCAAGAACTTCGTGGCGCGCTATCGGCAGAACCTCTCGATAGATGATGTGGCGACGGGTGAGGTGTGGCTCGGCATCGCCGCGTTGGGCAAGCATCTGGCAGACGAGCTCAAGACTAGCGATCAGTATCTCGCCGAGCGAGCGCAGGAAGCGGAACTGTTTCAGCTGCATTACCTACAGAAGAAAAGCCTGCCCGAGCGCTTCGGCATGGCGGCCAGTACGGTCATGGAGCATGGCCTGCTCAAAGGCTGGAGCCGGCTGAACGAACAACGTTTTTGGCAATGA
- a CDS encoding DUF934 domain-containing protein gives MQRIIKNDQLVDETWHLLPKEQTLDDLCNSDDLIVPLHLWLDHAHALKARDGGLGVWLDANEQVEDIADDLAHFQVIALNFPSFTDGRHYSSARLLRERYGYKGEIRAIGDVLRDQLFYMRRCGFDAFAIRADRDPVDALEGLKDFSVTYQAAADDERPLFRRRQG, from the coding sequence ATGCAGCGAATCATTAAGAACGATCAACTGGTCGATGAAACCTGGCACCTGCTGCCCAAGGAACAGACGCTCGACGACCTGTGCAACAGCGACGATCTGATCGTGCCGCTGCATCTCTGGCTGGACCATGCCCATGCACTGAAAGCCCGCGACGGCGGCCTCGGGGTCTGGCTTGATGCCAACGAGCAGGTCGAGGACATCGCGGACGACTTGGCGCATTTCCAGGTCATCGCGCTGAATTTTCCCAGCTTCACCGACGGCCGCCACTACTCCAGTGCCCGTCTTTTGCGCGAGCGCTACGGCTACAAGGGTGAGATCCGTGCCATCGGTGACGTACTGCGCGACCAGCTGTTCTACATGCGTCGCTGTGGCTTCGACGCATTCGCCATTCGCGCCGATCGGGACCCGGTCGACGCGCTGGAAGGCTTGAAGGACTTTTCGGTGACCTATCAGGCCGCAGCGGACGATGAGCGCCCGCTGTTCCGCCGTCGCCAGGGTTGA
- a CDS encoding nitrite/sulfite reductase, with protein sequence MYVYDQYDQHIIEDRVRQFRDQTRRFLAGELADEEFRPLRLQNGLYIQRYAPMLRVAVPYGLLSSTQVRKLAEIARHYDKGYAHISTRTNVQFNWPELEDVPEILAELATVQMHAIQTSGNCIRNTTTDQFAGVAKDELIDPRPWCEIIRQWSTFHPEFAFLPRKFKIAVNGAVSDRAAIEVHDIGLEAVKNDAGELGFRVSVGGGLGRTPIVGSFINEFLPWQHLLSYLDAILRVYNRYGRRDNKFKARIKILVKALTPEVFAERVDAEWAHLKDGPTTLTEDEVQRVSKFFIDPEYKALEDQDAALAQLGAENPGFARWRQRNVVAHKKPGYAAVTLSLKSTGVAPGDVTDKQLDAIADLADRYSFGEVRNSHEQNMILADVEQARLFELWHELRELGLATPNIGLLTDIICCPGGDFCSLANAKSIPIAESIQRRFDNLDYLFDLGNIDLNISGCMNACGHHHVGHIGILGVDKKGAEFYQVSLGGSSGRDASLGQILGPSFAQDSMPDVIEKIINVYVEQRTEDEQFIDTYRRIGIDPFKERVYAANH encoded by the coding sequence ATGTACGTTTACGATCAGTACGACCAACACATCATCGAGGATCGGGTCCGGCAGTTCCGCGACCAGACTCGCCGCTTCCTGGCTGGCGAACTCGCTGATGAAGAATTCCGCCCGCTGCGTCTGCAGAATGGCCTGTATATCCAGCGCTACGCGCCGATGCTGCGCGTAGCCGTGCCTTACGGGCTGTTGTCCTCCACCCAGGTACGCAAGCTTGCCGAGATCGCACGTCATTACGACAAGGGCTACGCACACATCAGTACCCGGACCAACGTACAGTTCAACTGGCCGGAGCTGGAAGACGTACCGGAGATTCTCGCCGAGCTGGCAACCGTGCAGATGCACGCCATCCAGACCAGCGGCAACTGCATCCGCAACACCACCACCGACCAGTTCGCCGGTGTCGCCAAGGACGAGCTGATCGATCCTCGCCCGTGGTGCGAGATCATTCGCCAGTGGTCGACCTTCCACCCCGAATTCGCCTTCCTGCCGCGCAAGTTCAAGATCGCCGTCAACGGCGCAGTCAGCGACCGCGCGGCCATCGAAGTACACGATATTGGCCTGGAAGCAGTGAAGAACGACGCCGGCGAGTTGGGCTTCCGCGTTTCGGTCGGTGGCGGCCTCGGCCGGACCCCGATCGTCGGCAGCTTCATCAACGAATTCCTGCCCTGGCAGCATCTGTTGAGCTACCTCGACGCTATCCTGCGGGTCTACAACCGCTATGGCCGTCGTGACAACAAGTTCAAGGCACGCATCAAGATCCTGGTCAAGGCGCTCACGCCTGAAGTGTTCGCCGAGCGCGTCGATGCCGAATGGGCGCATCTGAAGGACGGCCCGACGACGCTGACCGAAGACGAAGTTCAGCGTGTCAGCAAGTTCTTCATCGATCCGGAGTACAAAGCGCTGGAAGACCAGGACGCCGCCCTCGCCCAGCTGGGTGCCGAGAATCCGGGCTTTGCCCGCTGGCGCCAGCGCAACGTGGTCGCGCACAAGAAACCCGGCTACGCGGCGGTCACCCTCTCGCTGAAGAGCACAGGCGTGGCACCGGGCGACGTCACCGACAAACAGCTCGACGCCATCGCCGACCTGGCCGATCGCTACAGCTTCGGCGAGGTGCGCAACTCCCACGAGCAGAACATGATCCTGGCCGACGTCGAGCAGGCCAGGCTGTTCGAACTCTGGCACGAACTGCGCGAGCTGGGCCTGGCCACGCCGAACATCGGCCTGCTGACCGACATCATCTGCTGCCCTGGCGGCGACTTTTGCTCGCTGGCCAATGCCAAGTCCATTCCGATCGCCGAATCCATCCAGCGTCGCTTCGATAACCTCGATTACCTGTTCGACCTAGGCAACATCGACCTGAACATCTCAGGCTGCATGAACGCCTGCGGTCACCACCATGTCGGCCATATCGGCATTCTGGGCGTGGACAAGAAAGGTGCGGAGTTCTATCAGGTTTCGTTGGGCGGCAGTTCCGGCCGTGACGCGAGCCTCGGCCAGATTCTCGGCCCATCCTTCGCTCAAGACTCGATGCCAGATGTGATCGAAAAGATCATCAACGTTTACGTGGAGCAGCGTACCGAAGATGAACAGTTCATCGACACTTACCGCCGCATCGGCATTGATCCCTTCAAGGAGCGCGTCTATGCAGCGAATCATTAA
- a CDS encoding TSUP family transporter, whose product MPFALELALDPSTLVILFAVAFIAGFIDAIAGGGGLLTIPALLTAGLPPHLVLGTNKLCATFGSATASYTFYRRRLFEPGLWRRALAGTAIGAALGAALAQFMPASWLNQMLPLVVSACGIYLLFSRMPAKPSSDTVLIGHKRQWPQSLCLGFYDGVAGPGTGAFWTVSSMLIYPLDLLRASGVARTMNFVSNAVALSIFIIGGQVAWVLGIGMGLALMAGAYFGARTAIRGGSRFIRPVFILVVLAMSLRLAWQHWFGVA is encoded by the coding sequence ATGCCTTTCGCACTTGAGCTTGCGCTCGATCCTTCCACCCTGGTAATTCTTTTCGCGGTGGCCTTCATAGCCGGGTTCATCGACGCCATCGCTGGCGGCGGCGGGCTACTGACGATTCCCGCCTTGCTGACTGCCGGGCTGCCACCGCATCTCGTGTTGGGCACCAACAAGCTGTGCGCGACCTTCGGTTCCGCTACAGCCAGCTACACCTTCTATCGCCGCCGCCTATTTGAACCAGGATTGTGGCGGCGGGCGCTTGCCGGCACCGCTATCGGCGCTGCGCTGGGAGCGGCACTCGCGCAGTTCATGCCGGCGAGCTGGTTAAACCAGATGCTGCCCCTGGTGGTTTCTGCCTGCGGTATTTACCTGCTATTCAGCCGCATGCCCGCCAAGCCCAGCAGCGATACAGTGCTCATCGGACACAAGCGCCAGTGGCCACAAAGCCTCTGCCTCGGGTTCTACGATGGCGTAGCCGGGCCTGGGACCGGCGCGTTCTGGACCGTTAGCAGCATGCTGATCTACCCGCTCGATCTGCTAAGAGCCAGCGGGGTTGCGCGCACGATGAATTTTGTCAGTAATGCGGTAGCCCTGAGCATTTTCATCATCGGCGGCCAAGTCGCGTGGGTACTTGGCATCGGCATGGGGTTGGCCCTGATGGCCGGTGCCTATTTCGGTGCCCGCACGGCAATCCGCGGTGGATCAAGATTCATCCGCCCAGTGTTCATTCTGGTGGTTCTGGCAATGAGCCTGCGGCTAGCCTGGCAGCACTGGTTCGGGGTGGCCTAG
- a CDS encoding phosphotransferase family protein: MALTDQTTRVREGEELPVEVIDRYLKAHIPGLEGTPQISQFPGGASNLTYLLQYPDLDLVLRRPPFGHKAKSAHDMGREFRILNQLNEGFPYCPKAYVYCTDASVIGAEFYVMERVNGIILRSELPPELNLDEAQTRALCESFIDKFVDLHNVDYQACGLGDLGKPEGYVKRQVEGWSERYERAITPDAPAWEAVKAWLKDKMPADHPKPGIIHNDYRFDNVILNPDNPMEIIGVLDWEMTTIGDPLMDLGNTLAYWIEADDPQPMQAMRRQPSHLPGMHTRQGFVDYYAQRAGIEIPCIDFYYTYGLFRLAGIVQQIYYRFYHGQTQDKRFASFIHMNKLLEQRALQVIGQSKL; encoded by the coding sequence ATGGCGCTTACAGATCAAACCACCCGCGTCCGAGAAGGCGAAGAGCTGCCGGTCGAGGTCATCGACCGATACCTGAAGGCGCATATCCCCGGCCTGGAAGGTACACCGCAGATTTCCCAGTTCCCCGGCGGCGCCTCGAATCTGACCTACCTGCTGCAATACCCCGATCTTGATCTCGTCTTGCGCCGCCCTCCTTTTGGACACAAGGCAAAATCAGCCCATGACATGGGCCGTGAATTTCGCATTCTCAATCAGCTCAACGAAGGCTTCCCCTACTGCCCGAAGGCGTATGTGTACTGCACCGATGCGTCGGTAATCGGCGCCGAGTTCTATGTCATGGAGCGCGTAAACGGCATCATCCTACGCTCCGAGCTGCCCCCAGAGCTGAACCTTGATGAAGCTCAGACCCGCGCGCTCTGCGAGAGCTTCATTGACAAGTTCGTCGACCTGCACAACGTCGATTATCAGGCCTGCGGCCTCGGTGATTTAGGCAAGCCCGAAGGCTACGTGAAGCGCCAGGTCGAAGGCTGGAGTGAGCGCTACGAACGCGCCATCACCCCTGATGCCCCTGCCTGGGAAGCGGTCAAGGCGTGGCTGAAAGACAAGATGCCGGCCGACCATCCCAAGCCCGGGATCATTCACAACGACTACCGCTTCGACAACGTCATCCTCAACCCGGACAACCCGATGGAAATCATCGGCGTGCTGGACTGGGAAATGACCACTATTGGCGATCCGCTGATGGATCTGGGCAATACCCTGGCGTACTGGATCGAAGCCGATGATCCCCAACCAATGCAGGCGATGCGTCGCCAACCAAGCCATCTGCCGGGCATGCATACCCGGCAAGGCTTCGTCGATTACTACGCGCAACGGGCCGGCATCGAGATCCCCTGCATCGATTTCTACTACACCTACGGCCTGTTTCGCTTGGCCGGTATCGTTCAGCAGATCTACTACCGCTTCTATCACGGCCAGACCCAGGACAAACGTTTTGCCTCGTTCATCCACATGAACAAGCTGCTTGAACAAAGGGCGCTGCAAGTGATCGGGCAATCGAAGCTCTGA
- a CDS encoding DUF2970 domain-containing protein, with translation MKDEQEKSLTLREMLSSVLAAALGVQSGKNRARDFSHGKPSHFIILGVGFTVLFVLVILGLVKLVLYLVGS, from the coding sequence ATGAAAGACGAGCAGGAAAAAAGCCTGACACTTCGAGAAATGCTGAGCAGCGTTCTGGCCGCGGCACTGGGCGTACAGAGCGGCAAGAACAGAGCCCGGGATTTCAGCCACGGAAAACCCAGCCACTTCATCATTCTCGGCGTGGGTTTCACCGTCCTGTTTGTGCTGGTGATCCTGGGACTGGTGAAACTGGTGCTCTATCTGGTCGGAAGCTGA
- the nudC gene encoding NAD(+) diphosphatase, which translates to MSLRWQAALLDPLMAGGWAVVHCRQQFLLDSNGVLFPRDWLKRLDLPLLSEQGLGHFDGEPVFLFELDFPAEVPGARWQGLRQFMQEDDRDLFQLLGYATQIGTWVSQHRFCGSCGAPMQSRAGERAMYCAACGVQHYPRLSPSMIVLVTRGDDVLLARSPRFAPGVYSTLAGYVEPGESVEQCVAREVREEVGVAIHAPQYIASQGWPFPHSLMLGFHAEYAGGDIVLQPEEIEDARWFAIDNLPALPARQSIARYLIELYLARRLGHPEPVLPG; encoded by the coding sequence ATGAGCTTGCGCTGGCAGGCGGCGCTGCTCGACCCCCTGATGGCGGGAGGGTGGGCGGTGGTGCATTGTCGGCAGCAGTTTCTTCTCGACAGTAACGGTGTGCTCTTTCCTCGAGATTGGCTCAAACGTCTGGACCTGCCATTGCTGAGCGAGCAGGGGCTGGGGCATTTCGACGGCGAACCTGTATTTCTTTTTGAGCTGGATTTTCCGGCAGAGGTGCCGGGCGCGCGCTGGCAGGGCCTGCGCCAGTTCATGCAGGAGGACGATCGCGATCTGTTCCAGTTGCTTGGGTACGCCACGCAGATCGGTACCTGGGTGAGTCAACATCGTTTCTGTGGCAGCTGTGGTGCGCCGATGCAGTCACGAGCTGGCGAGCGCGCCATGTATTGCGCGGCCTGCGGCGTTCAGCATTACCCGCGGCTATCACCCAGCATGATCGTCTTGGTTACTCGGGGGGACGATGTGCTACTCGCCCGCTCGCCACGCTTTGCGCCAGGGGTGTATAGCACGCTGGCCGGTTATGTGGAGCCGGGTGAGTCAGTGGAGCAATGCGTCGCGCGTGAGGTACGAGAGGAAGTGGGCGTGGCCATTCATGCTCCGCAGTACATCGCCAGTCAGGGCTGGCCGTTTCCGCACTCACTCATGCTGGGATTCCATGCCGAATACGCCGGTGGCGATATCGTCCTGCAGCCTGAGGAAATCGAGGATGCGCGCTGGTTCGCCATCGACAATCTGCCGGCGTTGCCTGCCCGCCAGTCCATCGCGCGCTACTTGATCGAGCTTTATCTGGCGCGCCGGCTAGGCCACCCCGAACCAGTGCTGCCAGGCTAG
- a CDS encoding SCP2 sterol-binding domain-containing protein, translating to MSNVAETFKGMQSKFNPSAAAGLDLVFQFNITDAENYYLVVKDGTCDLQQGDSSEANVTLIMDSETMQGIVSGETDGMQAFMGGKLRAEGDMMLAMKLSELFPA from the coding sequence ATGAGCAACGTCGCCGAGACTTTCAAAGGCATGCAGTCGAAGTTCAACCCCAGCGCCGCTGCAGGCCTGGATCTGGTCTTCCAGTTCAACATCACTGACGCCGAAAACTATTACCTGGTGGTCAAGGATGGTACCTGCGATCTGCAGCAGGGCGATTCCAGCGAAGCCAACGTCACCCTGATCATGGACAGTGAAACCATGCAGGGCATCGTCAGCGGCGAAACCGATGGCATGCAGGCTTTCATGGGCGGCAAGCTGCGTGCCGAAGGTGACATGATGCTGGCTATGAAGCTCAGCGAACTGTTCCCAGCCTGA
- a CDS encoding histidine phosphatase family protein, whose protein sequence is MGSIYLIRHGQASFGAENYDVLSPLGYRQSEALGDYLAQLDVRFDRCLSGELDRQQDTARTTMARLGTQAELEIDAAFNEFHADAVIRAHLPDLLKVEPNAMHILRNAADHRADFQRLFTHVVHRWISGEHEKEQLESWQHFIDRVRGGLERVLDQAGKRDHVAIFTSGGTITALLQLIIGVPPIKAFELNWQIVNTSLSLLKFRDRDVALASFNSHAHLQLLKNPELVTHR, encoded by the coding sequence ATGGGCAGTATCTACCTGATCAGACATGGTCAGGCGTCTTTCGGCGCAGAAAACTACGATGTGCTCTCCCCGCTGGGATATCGCCAGTCCGAAGCGCTGGGTGATTACCTGGCACAACTTGATGTGCGCTTTGACCGATGCCTAAGCGGCGAGCTCGATCGCCAGCAAGATACCGCTCGCACCACGATGGCTAGGCTCGGCACGCAGGCCGAACTCGAAATCGATGCGGCCTTCAACGAATTCCATGCCGATGCGGTAATCCGTGCCCACCTACCCGACCTTCTGAAGGTCGAGCCGAATGCGATGCATATCCTGCGCAACGCGGCCGATCACCGCGCGGACTTTCAACGACTGTTCACCCATGTCGTACATCGCTGGATATCCGGCGAACATGAGAAAGAACAGCTGGAGAGCTGGCAGCACTTTATCGACCGTGTACGTGGCGGTTTGGAGCGCGTTCTCGATCAAGCTGGCAAGCGTGACCACGTGGCCATCTTCACCTCCGGCGGAACTATCACCGCGCTGCTGCAACTGATCATAGGCGTACCGCCGATCAAGGCGTTCGAGCTGAACTGGCAGATCGTCAACACATCGCTCAGCCTGTTGAAGTTTCGCGACCGTGATGTCGCGCTGGCTTCCTTCAACAGTCATGCACACCTGCAACTCCTGAAAAATCCGGAGCTCGTCACTCATAGATGA